A DNA window from Turicibacter sp. TJ11 contains the following coding sequences:
- the ybaK gene encoding Cys-tRNA(Pro) deacylase, with product MIKGKTNAMRLLDKHKISYELHTYEAKEAMDGVTVASKIGRCKEMVFKTLVTRGSSQTIYVFVIPVEKELDLKKAAKVVKEKKIEMILVSEINALTGYVRGGCSPIGMKKNYQTVIDESAQTLPSFIVSGGKIGLQIEVNPHDLVNIIPLQFASLVVEND from the coding sequence ATGATAAAAGGAAAAACAAATGCCATGCGTTTGTTAGATAAACATAAAATTTCATATGAACTACACACTTATGAAGCGAAAGAAGCGATGGATGGTGTGACAGTCGCTTCAAAAATTGGAAGATGTAAAGAGATGGTGTTTAAAACGTTAGTGACACGAGGAAGTAGTCAAACGATTTACGTGTTTGTGATTCCAGTTGAGAAAGAATTAGATTTAAAAAAGGCAGCTAAAGTCGTCAAAGAGAAAAAGATTGAAATGATTTTAGTGAGTGAAATCAATGCATTAACGGGGTATGTTCGAGGTGGATGTTCACCGATTGGAATGAAGAAAAATTATCAAACGGTCATTGATGAAAGTGCTCAAACACTTCCTTCATTTATTGTAAGTGGTGGTAAAATTGGATTGCAAATTGAAGTGAATCCGCACGATTTAGTAAATATAATTCCGCTTCAATTTGCTTCCCTTGTTGTGGAGAATGACTAA
- a CDS encoding alpha-glucosidase yields MGTMERKWWKEGVAYQIYPKSFCDSNGDGIGDLRGIISKLDYLAHLGVNILWLCPVYQSPMDDNGYDVSDYYQIATEFGTIEEFKELLTEAKKRGMKIIMDLVLNHTSDEHPWFVEARQSLDNPYRDYYIWQKGKSDAFGNEVEPTNWASFFTPSCWEKDEQTDEYYMHIFSKKMPDLNWSNENMRADLFKMVMWWLELGIDGFRVDAVAHLDRDFTFTDSTMNSAGKYKEDWSKFSNLPNVHTYLKELNEKVLSKYDIFTVGEVGGDAGIEDALKYAAKDSKELDMVFTFDHCWLNNGFNALDETWSNRTNLIQLKQVFKKWQSGLYHQAWNPLYWLNHDHPRVMSQYGEPTHYHKESGKMLATSLLLMWGTPFIYNGEEIGMTNANYNELEDYRDVSTLEKIKRLKEENYPEELIKRYINVTSRDNARTPMQWSDEENAGFTTGTPWIKVNENYKWINVKNQMDDSDSLFNHYRQLIELRRFSSYKDVIVYGDYTLLNEHHPNVYAYLRTYEDKKLLIVSNFFEQPAIICLTKWNVKKVVLSNYNDSSTQLGCLNLRPYESIVFEVE; encoded by the coding sequence ATGGGTACAATGGAACGTAAATGGTGGAAAGAAGGAGTCGCATATCAGATTTATCCAAAAAGCTTTTGCGACAGTAATGGGGATGGAATTGGGGATTTAAGAGGGATTATTAGTAAGTTAGATTATCTCGCTCATTTAGGGGTTAATATTCTTTGGTTATGTCCAGTTTATCAGTCACCAATGGATGACAATGGATACGATGTTTCAGATTACTATCAAATCGCGACTGAATTTGGGACGATTGAAGAGTTTAAAGAATTATTAACTGAAGCGAAAAAACGAGGCATGAAGATTATTATGGATCTTGTTTTAAATCATACTAGTGATGAGCATCCATGGTTTGTTGAAGCGCGTCAGTCGTTAGATAATCCGTATCGTGATTATTACATTTGGCAAAAAGGAAAGTCAGATGCCTTTGGAAATGAAGTGGAACCAACGAATTGGGCCTCCTTCTTTACGCCATCATGTTGGGAAAAAGACGAACAAACAGATGAATATTACATGCATATTTTTTCAAAGAAAATGCCTGATTTAAACTGGTCTAATGAAAACATGCGTGCTGATTTATTTAAAATGGTTATGTGGTGGTTAGAACTTGGAATCGATGGATTTAGAGTGGATGCGGTGGCTCACTTGGATCGTGACTTTACGTTTACAGACTCAACGATGAATAGTGCAGGAAAATATAAAGAAGATTGGTCAAAGTTTTCAAATCTTCCAAATGTTCATACTTACTTAAAAGAATTAAATGAAAAAGTTCTTTCGAAATACGATATTTTCACCGTTGGAGAAGTGGGAGGCGATGCTGGGATTGAGGATGCCTTAAAGTATGCTGCTAAAGACTCAAAAGAGTTGGATATGGTATTTACGTTTGATCATTGTTGGCTCAATAATGGCTTTAATGCATTAGATGAAACGTGGAGTAATCGAACAAATTTAATCCAGTTAAAACAAGTATTTAAAAAATGGCAATCAGGTCTTTATCATCAAGCATGGAATCCATTATACTGGTTAAATCATGATCATCCACGCGTGATGTCACAGTATGGGGAGCCCACGCATTATCATAAAGAATCTGGAAAAATGTTAGCGACCTCTTTGTTACTGATGTGGGGAACACCGTTTATTTATAACGGAGAAGAAATTGGAATGACAAATGCCAATTATAATGAACTAGAAGATTACCGCGATGTGTCAACGCTTGAAAAGATTAAACGTTTAAAAGAAGAAAATTATCCAGAAGAGTTGATTAAACGTTATATTAATGTCACTTCACGAGATAATGCCAGAACACCAATGCAGTGGAGTGATGAAGAAAACGCTGGGTTCACAACGGGGACGCCATGGATTAAAGTGAATGAAAATTACAAGTGGATTAATGTAAAAAATCAAATGGACGATTCAGATTCTTTATTTAATCATTATCGTCAGTTAATTGAATTAAGACGTTTTAGCTCGTATAAAGATGTGATTGTTTATGGTGATTACACACTTTTAAATGAACACCATCCAAATGTGTATGCTTACCTAAGAACATATGAAGATAAAAAGTTATTAATTGTGTCGAATTTCTTTGAACAACCAGCCATTATTTGTTTAACGAAATGGAACGTGAAAAAGGTGGTTCTATCAAATTATAACGACTCATCAACTCAACTAGGATGCTTAAATTTACGTCCATATGAATCGATTGTTTTTGAGGTTGAATAA
- a CDS encoding DUF1294 domain-containing protein: MWIAYLVFINILGFCLMGIDKRRSRLGEWRISEKTLFTCAACFGSFGIYAGMKQFRHKTKHWSFKITIPLLLVLQLGVIIYYVILYKGV; this comes from the coding sequence ATGTGGATCGCTTATTTAGTTTTTATTAATATACTGGGTTTTTGCTTGATGGGAATTGATAAAAGACGGTCAAGATTAGGAGAGTGGCGAATTAGTGAAAAAACGTTATTTACTTGTGCGGCTTGCTTTGGAAGCTTTGGGATTTATGCAGGAATGAAACAATTCCGTCATAAAACGAAGCATTGGTCATTTAAAATCACCATCCCGCTACTTCTTGTGCTTCAACTAGGAGTCATCATCTATTATGTCATTCTTTATAAAGGTGTATAA
- a CDS encoding GIY-YIG nuclease family protein: MYWVYIVKCSDETYYTGYTTDLDRRMREHNESKKGAKYTRTRRPVVLQYAKHYETRQEACRREYEIKQLSRKQKESLIKSQNLTDSC, translated from the coding sequence ATGTATTGGGTTTATATCGTTAAATGTTCAGATGAAACGTATTATACAGGATATACGACTGATTTGGATCGTCGAATGAGGGAACATAATGAATCGAAAAAAGGGGCAAAATATACAAGAACGCGTCGACCTGTTGTGTTACAGTATGCGAAACATTATGAGACTCGACAAGAGGCTTGTCGTCGTGAGTATGAAATTAAACAATTATCAAGAAAGCAGAAAGAATCGTTAATAAAAAGTCAAAATTTGACTGATAGTTGTTAA
- a CDS encoding MATE family efflux transporter, translated as MSNKTTDLGNDAIGKLLFKLATPAIIAQLVNVLYNIVDRIFIGRLPEGDLAMAGVGVAFPIIMLISATSALIGMGGAPLAAIKMGKQDYDGAEKIISNALSMLVIISALLMTALFIFKEPLLLAFGASEQTLSYANDYLGIYVLGTLFVQIAIGMNPFINTQGFAKIGMMTVMVGAIINIVLDPILIFGFNLGVKGAAYATVAAQLVSAIWVLRFLFGKKSTLKIRKEFLIPEAKVVLPILALGVSPFIMQATESIVLISLNNQLSKYGGDLAVSAMTIISSINQIILLPLMGLTSGAQPIISYNYGAKQYDRVKQTFKLLLVVCLIYTTTMWASLMFIPEVFVNIFNDKPELVEITSHSIRIFFAGIFVLGAQVACQQTFLALGQAKISLILALLRKMILLVPLIFILPATLTMLMTQLDLVFLAEPVADVLAASTTVICFILFYRKTFTHVINED; from the coding sequence ATGTCTAACAAAACTACTGACCTAGGGAACGATGCAATTGGAAAACTCCTTTTCAAACTAGCAACTCCTGCTATTATTGCTCAACTAGTCAACGTTTTATATAATATTGTCGATCGTATCTTTATTGGCCGTTTACCTGAAGGTGATTTAGCGATGGCTGGGGTTGGAGTCGCCTTTCCAATCATCATGCTTATTTCAGCAACAAGTGCGTTAATTGGAATGGGTGGTGCTCCACTTGCTGCGATTAAAATGGGGAAACAGGATTATGACGGGGCTGAAAAAATTATTAGTAACGCCCTTTCAATGCTTGTCATTATTTCGGCTTTATTAATGACGGCTTTATTCATTTTTAAAGAACCTTTACTGTTAGCATTTGGAGCGAGTGAACAAACACTATCTTATGCGAATGATTATTTAGGAATTTATGTGTTAGGAACATTATTTGTTCAAATAGCTATTGGGATGAATCCTTTTATAAACACTCAAGGATTTGCTAAAATCGGAATGATGACTGTTATGGTCGGAGCCATTATTAACATTGTTCTTGATCCAATCCTTATTTTTGGATTTAACTTAGGTGTTAAGGGAGCTGCCTATGCCACAGTTGCCGCGCAACTTGTCTCTGCCATTTGGGTGCTTCGCTTCTTATTCGGTAAGAAGAGTACACTAAAAATTCGAAAAGAATTTTTAATTCCTGAAGCTAAAGTTGTTCTACCTATTTTGGCTCTTGGTGTTTCACCCTTTATTATGCAAGCCACTGAAAGTATTGTTTTAATTTCATTAAATAATCAACTTTCAAAATATGGTGGAGATTTAGCCGTGAGTGCCATGACAATTATTAGTAGTATTAACCAAATCATTTTACTACCTTTAATGGGACTCACATCAGGTGCACAGCCAATCATTAGTTACAACTATGGGGCTAAACAATATGATCGTGTCAAACAAACGTTTAAACTGTTATTAGTCGTTTGCTTAATTTATACGACAACGATGTGGGCTAGTTTAATGTTTATTCCTGAAGTCTTTGTTAATATCTTCAACGATAAACCAGAGCTTGTTGAAATTACCTCTCATAGTATTCGTATCTTCTTTGCAGGTATTTTTGTTTTAGGTGCACAAGTCGCTTGTCAACAAACATTCTTAGCGTTAGGTCAAGCAAAGATTTCATTAATTCTTGCCCTTTTACGTAAGATGATTTTATTAGTACCTTTAATCTTTATTTTACCAGCCACTTTAACTATGCTCATGACACAGCTAGATTTAGTTTTCTTAGCAGAACCTGTAGCAGATGTGTTAGCAGCTAGTACAACCGTTATTTGTTTCATCCTCTTCTATCGTAAAACATTCACTCACGTCATAAATGAAGACTAA
- the aspD gene encoding aspartate 4-decarboxylase, translating to MTTKRMMKRTDIKQLIEKVKVLSPFELKDELIKIAERSRLLTNRQVLNAGRGNPNWTAATPRQAFFTLGQFAVEETQLTWCEGDLAGMPQKAGIYDRFLTYVKNHPEAPGIELLAKIIDYGIKEHHFNKDEWVFELVDGIIGDNYPVPDRMLVHIEQVVKDYLINEMGGDFQTSTHDLFAVEGGTAAMCCIFDSLKANFILKPKDKIALFVPIFTPYVEIANLPSNEFEIVWIHASEVNEAGVPTWQYPKEELDKLKDPSIKLACIVNPSNPPAVAMNDESLDYLKEIVTNHHPKLMIVTDDVYGTFCDGFKSLMVTMPYHTLGVYSYSKYFGVTGWRLGVIALAKDNVYNELINELPACEKELLHRRYEALTTTPEAISFIDRLVADSRHVALNHTAGLSTPQQVQMAIFSAFARLDQDNRYKEQTKAICRRREQLIYQELKSYPFVKNSLNTAYYNKYDLLVWAKLKYGESFAHYLQTERHVLDFLFDLSQRYGIVLLNGSGFEGPEWSIRVSLANLDDEDYQKIGRAINELFDEYAKEWRMNQKAFA from the coding sequence ATGACAACGAAGAGAATGATGAAACGAACAGATATTAAACAATTAATTGAAAAAGTAAAAGTCTTAAGTCCATTTGAATTAAAAGATGAATTAATTAAGATTGCAGAACGATCAAGATTGTTAACGAATCGTCAAGTGTTAAATGCAGGACGTGGAAATCCAAACTGGACGGCGGCGACACCGCGTCAAGCCTTTTTCACGTTAGGTCAATTTGCAGTTGAAGAAACTCAGTTAACGTGGTGTGAAGGAGACTTAGCAGGAATGCCACAAAAAGCTGGCATCTATGACCGATTTTTAACGTATGTAAAAAATCACCCAGAGGCACCGGGAATTGAGCTGTTAGCAAAGATCATCGACTATGGAATAAAAGAACATCATTTTAATAAAGATGAATGGGTTTTTGAATTAGTCGATGGAATTATTGGTGATAATTATCCTGTTCCTGATCGAATGTTAGTTCATATCGAGCAAGTGGTGAAGGATTATTTAATAAATGAAATGGGAGGAGATTTTCAAACGTCTACACATGATTTATTTGCGGTTGAAGGCGGAACAGCAGCCATGTGTTGTATCTTTGATTCATTAAAAGCAAATTTTATTTTAAAACCAAAAGATAAAATCGCTTTATTTGTTCCTATTTTCACGCCATATGTAGAAATTGCTAATTTACCTTCAAATGAATTTGAAATTGTTTGGATTCATGCCTCAGAAGTGAATGAAGCGGGCGTTCCAACATGGCAATATCCAAAAGAAGAGTTAGATAAATTAAAAGATCCATCGATTAAACTGGCATGTATCGTTAATCCAAGTAATCCACCAGCTGTGGCAATGAATGATGAATCATTAGATTATTTAAAAGAAATTGTAACGAATCATCATCCAAAGTTAATGATTGTCACAGATGATGTGTATGGAACGTTTTGTGATGGATTTAAATCGTTAATGGTGACCATGCCATACCATACGTTAGGGGTTTATTCTTACTCGAAATATTTTGGAGTGACTGGATGGCGTTTAGGTGTCATTGCTTTAGCCAAAGATAATGTATATAATGAGCTCATCAACGAGTTACCAGCTTGTGAAAAAGAGTTGTTACATCGTCGATATGAGGCACTGACGACAACTCCAGAGGCGATTTCATTTATTGATCGTTTAGTTGCAGATAGTCGTCACGTTGCTTTAAATCACACGGCAGGGTTATCAACGCCACAACAAGTACAAATGGCTATTTTTTCTGCTTTTGCACGTTTAGACCAAGATAATCGCTATAAAGAACAAACAAAAGCGATTTGTCGTCGTCGTGAGCAGTTAATTTATCAGGAATTAAAGTCTTATCCATTTGTTAAAAATTCATTAAATACAGCGTATTATAATAAATATGATTTATTAGTTTGGGCGAAGTTAAAGTATGGCGAATCATTTGCTCATTACTTACAAACAGAACGTCACGTATTAGACTTTTTATTTGATTTATCTCAACGTTACGGTATCGTTTTATTAAACGGAAGTGGCTTTGAAGGTCCTGAATGGTCGATTCGTGTCTCATTGGCTAATTTAGATGATGAAGATTATCAAAAAATTGGTCGAGCGATCAATGAATTATTTGATGAGTATGCCAAAGAGTGGCGTATGAATCAAAAGGCATTTGCTTAA
- a CDS encoding Fur family transcriptional regulator — translation MKYSKQREMIYNCVKENPLHLTADAIYEMLKKDNPNLSLGTVYRNLSQLADHNMIRKVSIPGYPDRFDGTLDDHFHFLCLECGEVHDLFIEELQGIGSIVEKAAGVDVSKCEMTFKGVCPDCKVKHIN, via the coding sequence ATGAAATATTCAAAACAACGAGAAATGATTTATAACTGCGTGAAAGAAAATCCCTTACATTTAACAGCGGATGCGATTTATGAGATGTTAAAAAAAGATAATCCGAATTTAAGTTTAGGAACGGTTTATCGTAATTTATCTCAACTGGCGGATCATAATATGATTCGAAAAGTGAGTATTCCAGGATATCCTGATCGTTTTGATGGGACATTAGATGATCATTTTCACTTCTTATGTTTAGAATGTGGCGAAGTACATGATTTATTTATTGAAGAATTACAAGGTATTGGTTCTATTGTTGAAAAAGCAGCGGGTGTCGATGTATCAAAGTGTGAAATGACGTTTAAAGGTGTTTGTCCAGATTGTAAGGTAAAGCACATTAATTAA
- a CDS encoding type II toxin-antitoxin system PemK/MazF family toxin, producing MDLPRLVQSKDIHRGKIFYVALPYTQGRPFRFVEKDETHEDLYRIIERLDGFEGKSEPETGRRRSESLEVVTGIKLRPCIIIQKDQYNHNDNYPFVVVLPIATLTKDHKQRPIFKRLIEHNDLDQFYYLGKDCYITVNDPKRVYKNTLFYVEGRLKIEECDIDMDELMMRFAECLAVKKIRSE from the coding sequence ATGGATTTACCTCGACTTGTTCAAAGTAAAGATATTCATCGTGGGAAAATCTTCTACGTCGCCTTACCGTATACGCAGGGAAGACCGTTTCGGTTTGTTGAAAAAGATGAAACGCACGAAGACTTATACCGCATCATCGAGCGATTAGATGGATTTGAAGGAAAATCAGAGCCGGAAACAGGAAGGCGTCGGTCAGAAAGTCTTGAAGTTGTAACAGGTATTAAGTTACGCCCATGTATTATTATTCAAAAAGATCAGTATAATCATAACGATAATTATCCTTTTGTTGTTGTGTTACCGATCGCGACACTCACAAAAGATCATAAGCAACGTCCGATTTTTAAACGTCTGATTGAACATAATGATTTGGATCAGTTTTACTACTTAGGAAAAGACTGTTATATTACAGTCAATGATCCGAAACGTGTTTATAAAAATACGTTGTTTTATGTAGAAGGTCGATTAAAAATTGAGGAATGTGACATTGATATGGATGAACTCATGATGCGTTTTGCTGAGTGTTTAGCTGTTAAAAAAATTCGATCAGAGTAA